The Methylobacterium nodulans ORS 2060 region CTATGGCCACACCGTGCGCAAGCATGGATGGCGTGCAATTTACCTTGAGCATGGGGAGAAAGGCCCCAAATACGCGGATTGGAATAAGCGCAGCGTGCCGACTGCCGCAGACGTGGAGAGGTGGCAGCGGTCAGGGCTGCCGGGCCAACGGCCGAACATGGGCTTCAACCTCGGCCCGCAACCCGGGCTGCCGGAGGGCGAGCATGTGGTCGCCGTCGATGCGGACGTGTTCACCCCTGCCGCGGCCACTGCTGTCAACGAAATCCTTGAGCGGCGCCTTCCGGGCGCTCCGCATCGGCTTGGCAACCCGGCGAAGGTTGGAACCCGCTTCGTCCGCACCAAGACCGCCGATGGCTCCGAGCCCGTGCGGCGGCAAGGGCGGCGGTTCATCTTCGACGGCGCCCCGGACACCAAGGAGAACCACAACAGGGTCGAGCTGCTTGGCCAAGGGCAGCAATCCGTCGTGCATGGCGCCCACCCGTGCGGGGCCCTCTACACGTGGCCCGATGGGATAAGCATCGTGGAGCTGCATCCCGAAGCCCTCCCGCTGATCCCGATCGACGAGCTGAACGCGATCATCGCCGAGTGCGACGCCGCGATGGAGGCGGTGGGCGGCAAGGTCGTGAGCGGCGCAACCTTCAGCCGCAGCGGCCGTAACGGCGGCGGAGCCGATCTGACCCCCTTGGTGGAGGCCGACGCCGAGGTGCTGCTGTCGGGTCTCGGCAGCGTGCGGAACGACCTCAGCGACCGCGGCGATTGGGTCATGTTCACAAAGGCGTTCGCTGCGCTCTGCGTCCCGGCGCTCGGCGAGGGTCGGGTGGTCGACGCCCTGTTAGGGTTCACGGACCGGTGGGAGGCCGCTCCCGAGACCGGAGACCCCGACGAGATCCTGCGCATCATCCGGGAGGAGGAGAAGCCGGCGCACGTCGGGCTGCGCGAGGTGTTCCACGCCATGCGCAAGGGTGGAGCCCCGCTGCCGAGCAACTTCCTCGCCCGCCTCGACTTCGCGAGGGTGCCCGTCAATGACAATGACATGCCGCGCCCCGAACTCATTCAGGGTCCCAACATCGCCGAGACGGTCGACGAACTCGAAAGGTTGATCATCAAACACAAACTGCCCGTCTTCAATCGCGGCGGCCCGACAATCGTGGAGAAAATCGAGTCCCGCGGGCGGAGCGGCGAGGTAAACGTGCGCTACGCTTTCACTCGGCTGACACCCATCAGCGCGATTGATCGCGTCTCGCGCTACGTCAACGTGCTGAGCTTCGACAAGAAGGGCAACCCATATCAGGCGCCTCTCAAGGATCCGGTGGCGAGGGCGTGGACCTCGCGTCAACAGTCAGAACTGCCGACGATTGGCGCTATTGCGCAGTCGCCGGTGCTGACACGGGACGGACGCATCATCTCGAAGCCCGGGTTCGACCCGGAGACCGGCGTCTACATCGCTGACACGGCCGCTGACATCGAACTGCCGGCTGACATGGCGCAATGGGGATCCGAACCCACCGCCCGGAAGGCAGCGGGCGCCGCGCTCACCCTGCTCAAGGGCCTGCTCGTGCACTACCGCTTCGCAGGGCAGGCCCATCTCAGCGTTGCGCTCGCGGCGCTGCTGACGCCCTTCACGGTGCACGCGGGTGTCAGGCCGCCCCTGTTCGCGGTCGACGCCACAGCGCCCGGCTCAGGCAAGAGCAAGCTCGTGGACACCGTCTCCGTGATCGCGACCGGCACCTGCGCCCCGGCCCTTAATCAGGGCACGAGCGTCCACGAGTTCGAGAAGCACTTCCTCGGCAAGGTGCTCGAAGGCGCGCCGATCCTGAACATCGACAACGTGGAGCAGCCGCTTGAGGGCGACTTCCTCAACACGGTGCTGACGCAGCCGCGCCTCTCCGTCCGGCCGCTCGGCACCTCGAACGCCGCGACGCTCGAACCCCGGATGATGATGTTCGCCACGGGCAACAACCTCGTGGTCCGCGGGGACTTGGTGCGGCGAACGCTGCCGTGCCGGATTGATCCGGGCGTGGAGCGGCCGGAGCTAGAGGAGTACCCGTTCGACCCGGTGGAGCGCGCCGCAGCAGCTCGGTCGGAGCTGATCGGCGCCGCGCTGACGATCCTCGCGGCTCACGCCCGCTGCGGCTTCCCGGGCGTGGCGCTCCTCAAGGGTAGCCCGTTCGGCAGCTTCGAGGCGTGGTCGCAGATGGTGCGGGCTGCCCTCGTGTGGCTCGGCGAGCCGGACCCTTGCGATGTCATGGACGCCCTGCGGGCTGCCGATCCGGTCAGGGCGCGACTCGGCGCGGTGCTGCATGCAGCCGCGGCGGTCTTTGAGGATGGTCGCGCCTTCCATGTCCGCGAGACCATCCCGGGCGCCGCTGCGAGCGAGGATTGGGAGGGCGACGGCGAACCGCCGAGGAAGGCTCTCGCGACGGCCCTGCAGGAGGCCATTCAGGAGGAGAAGGGCGGGCGTCCCGTGTCGATCGATGCGGCCTTGGTCGGCCGCTACTTCGGCAAGCACAAGGATCGGGTCGTGGACGGGCTGCGCATTGAGGTGGCCCGGATCAGCAACGGCCACGGCAACCTCTATCGCATCGCCCGCGTGTAGGCACGCGCGGGGGGATGGGGGGTTCGGGGGGTTTTTATAACCCCGTCAGGAAGAGAAATTAGATTGTGTACAATACAAATATGGATATAGGAGCGATGAAAAAATCCCCCCCGAACCCCCCAACCCCCCCTGCCTTGTCACCTGCCTCTGCCCCGGTCGCCAAACCGGCCGTGAGAGCACGCCGGAACACGCACCCCGCCGGCCGCGGCGAGGGCGGGCGATGGCTGCCCGGGGTGTCACCCAATCCGGGTGGGCGCCCTGCCGTTGCCCCTGAGGTGAAGGAAGCGGCTCAGGCCTACACCCTCGAAATGCTCGCCGTATTGGTCCGCGTGGCGATGGACGAGGGCGCACCGCCGGCAGCTCGGGTGACGGCAGCAAACGCCGTGCTTGATCGCGGTCACGGCAAGCCGACCACGAACGTCGACGCGAAGGTGGCGACGGTGGACGTGACCAAGCTCCACCTTCAGGCGCTGTTGGACCTGAGTGCACCTGCTCCGCGGCCAATCGGAGCCGAAGGGGGGCACTCCGTAGGGGCGCTTTGAGCGCGCTACGCTGCCCTCTAGCCCACGAGGAGGGCAGGATGCGCAAGTTCGGAATGCTTTTTAAGTGAGGAACGTCGTTGCGGCGAATGTGGGTTGCGCTGTAGCCTTATACACAATCATCTTATTCGCACGCCGTTGTGGCTGAGGCATAGTTCATGTCAAAAAATGTAGAAAACAACATTCGCTTGGCATTGCTAGAGATTATTGCAACAGAGAAACAACGTCTTCACAGTTATTTTAATGAGTCAGAT contains the following coding sequences:
- a CDS encoding bifunctional DNA primase/polymerase — protein: MSAQSLQHRAEPCKSDHPWQDYGHTVRKHGWRAIYLEHGEKGPKYADWNKRSVPTAADVERWQRSGLPGQRPNMGFNLGPQPGLPEGEHVVAVDADVFTPAAATAVNEILERRLPGAPHRLGNPAKVGTRFVRTKTADGSEPVRRQGRRFIFDGAPDTKENHNRVELLGQGQQSVVHGAHPCGALYTWPDGISIVELHPEALPLIPIDELNAIIAECDAAMEAVGGKVVSGATFSRSGRNGGGADLTPLVEADAEVLLSGLGSVRNDLSDRGDWVMFTKAFAALCVPALGEGRVVDALLGFTDRWEAAPETGDPDEILRIIREEEKPAHVGLREVFHAMRKGGAPLPSNFLARLDFARVPVNDNDMPRPELIQGPNIAETVDELERLIIKHKLPVFNRGGPTIVEKIESRGRSGEVNVRYAFTRLTPISAIDRVSRYVNVLSFDKKGNPYQAPLKDPVARAWTSRQQSELPTIGAIAQSPVLTRDGRIISKPGFDPETGVYIADTAADIELPADMAQWGSEPTARKAAGAALTLLKGLLVHYRFAGQAHLSVALAALLTPFTVHAGVRPPLFAVDATAPGSGKSKLVDTVSVIATGTCAPALNQGTSVHEFEKHFLGKVLEGAPILNIDNVEQPLEGDFLNTVLTQPRLSVRPLGTSNAATLEPRMMMFATGNNLVVRGDLVRRTLPCRIDPGVERPELEEYPFDPVERAAAARSELIGAALTILAAHARCGFPGVALLKGSPFGSFEAWSQMVRAALVWLGEPDPCDVMDALRAADPVRARLGAVLHAAAAVFEDGRAFHVRETIPGAAASEDWEGDGEPPRKALATALQEAIQEEKGGRPVSIDAALVGRYFGKHKDRVVDGLRIEVARISNGHGNLYRIARV